The following is a genomic window from Mya arenaria isolate MELC-2E11 chromosome 4, ASM2691426v1.
CGATGGGAGCGTGATAGCGAGGACTTCTTGGATCGCATTATTACCTGTGATGAAACATGGACTCATAACTACAATCCCGAGACAAAACAGCAATCCATGGTTTGGAAGACACCAGGCACACCCCCTTCGAAAAAGGCACAGGTCAGCAAGTCCGCTCAGAAAACGATGTTTATCTTTTTCATGGACCGGAAGGAAGGCTGCTTTCCCACGCAGTCCAACATGGACAAACCGTCAATGCCAGTTATTACCAAAAGGTAAAGATAATGtactcataataaaatgtcaatgataaacgcataatattaaattatttatttagacttttatatcattttaagctTAGTTAACATTGAacaataaacttatattattttcagtttcaaaaattATTCGTTCAAATTGCGATTTCAGATTATCCGCCTGGATCTAGTCCACGCGTTCCGCAAGAAGAGACCGGGAACCAACATAGAGTCCATGATTCTACACCAGGACAATGCCCCACCCCATCGTGCACACGAGACTCTTATGACTATTGATTTCATTGGACTGGAACGGATAATTCACATTCCATATATAGTCCAGATCTTGCCCCAATGGACTTTGCTGTCTTTCCCCGCTTGAAGAATGAGCTAAAGGGAAAACGATTTGAAGACATCAATGACATTCAGACACAGGTTCgctcatttgttaaaaaatgtccCAGTGACTGGTACAGAGATATTTATGACACTTGGATAAAGCGACATTGGAAATGTATAGCACATAAtggtgaatattttgaaaaatattgacgCTTTTTAGATCTTGACGTCATAACGTCGTACAAAGTTCTCCGTACAGTTGATTATATGCTATGTTCCAtgtaatatacatttgttatttgtcaatatttctgtgtgtttttttgtatgtaGATAGCACCAACATAGTACTATTGAGAAacagtgtttttctttttttctttcaacagaTGCCTTTGAAAATATCGTAGTCCACGAACTTTACGGATGACCcttgtataatgcctctagtatgtaccggacggacggaatgacggacggacaacgccaaaacaatatccccctcccgaaatcttcgattcggcgggggataattaAACTCCACACAGTAGTTTACAAGTTATCCTCCGCACAGAGAATTGCAATGGACAGACCAACCCATCGACCGACCACAAGATGACTTCTTTTGTTCGGGGTATAACTAAGTAACCAGTTATTCTTTCAATCAATTTACGATATAAATTGGGTAAAAACTAGTATGCTGATATTAGCTTCATAAGATTATACAAGATTAAGCAAAACTGTAGTTCTTTCATTAGGACAAATTCAAGTATAACAGTATTATTAATCAAAGGGAACTAACTATGATAGTTCTGATCCAATCTAGACACAATATAACCATGCACTACTGCTCTTTGGTTGTACACACATTATACAAGCACTCACTTTTgtcaatttaatataaaaatggcaCCCGATGGACATGGACACAGagtttttactttaattaaagggcaattGGGCgcatgattttggaaacagatGGCTCCCACATGCTTTTCGCTGGACCTTTAACTGCGACATTGACCTTGAGGATGTGTGCCTAAAGTGTAGGTTCTGCATGTCCAGAAAATGTGGTTAACAATATATACCCATGATAATCCTTTAAGGGGTTTAGGAGATATGAAGTGGCCATAAAATCTATGACTCAAACCTTTGAcctcatgtgaccttgaccttgagcaAGTGCACCTGTAATGTTGGCTCTAAACATTGTCTAACTGTTTAACATTTGACCCTAATTTCATGAGAATCATTCAAGTGGTTTCCTTGAAAGTTTAACATATTGACAGACAGTCAGACATCTGTGctaaaaacatacatgtgttCCCCCTGCATAGCTAAGGGTTAGACATAATAACTATTGTGACACTGACATAATCAAGACAGATCTTGTGCATGCACTATcacaatataattatgcacGCTTTACATAAAGCTTCATTTATTTCTCGAAATTTGTTACATAGTTATGGCTCTGGACGGATAAActtctgtttttcttttctCTAAAGAACAATAACTCTTGTTTTACTGACTTGATCCAGTGCATTTTGGCTCAAGATACAAACTTGAAGTaagtttcattaatttttgtccAGTAGCTACATATTTGACATAATCAAGACAGATCTTGTGCATGGACCAtcacaatataattatacacactttacataaagtttcattaatttCTCGAAATTTGTTACATGGTAATGGCTCCGGACAGATAAActtctgtttttcttttctCTAAAGAACAATAACTCTTGTTTTACTGACTTGATCCAGTGCATTTTGGCTCAAGATACAAACTTGAAGTAAGTTTCATTAATTTCTGTCCAGTAGCTACATATTTATGGCTCTGGACGGACAGAGGGACTGACGAACAAATCTAATCCCTCCATCAAAACCTGCAGTTGGATAATAAATGTGCAATACCAAAAGTTTCCTTTGCACTAAATATGACGGTACCTTATTATCCATTCTGAgagaaatcatttattttcttttactttaaaatttatCTTGATCCTAGAACATTTATATGCAAGTATAAATGAATGATAATGAAAACTTTAAGAACCTCTTAAAGAGAGGAAAAGACAACATAAACAGAAATTTTCTGAGTTactacatttttatatttaggttaGAACATTAAAAGATGCTATGTATACCTATGTCTCTTGTTGCGGCAGTTCTCTCATGCTGTTCTGTGATGGCCAAAAGCAGATCATTCTTTTTAAGGAGGCCCAAGGCGTCCCCTTCCTCCATGTCCCCTCCACCAAACCTCTGCTCCACATCCATAGGTTCAAACATCTGCTGCTGTACCATGTTTCTGTCATTTGCCCGTAGCAGGGCCTCCACACTCATGCTGGGAGAAATGGAAGTCTGGTCTCCTGCTACAGGGTTCAAGTCTACACAAAAACCTGTTGGTCTATAGCTTTGAGAGTTCTCATCACATGGcaaaaagaaattataattatcgtttttatcaacatttgtaAACCAATCAATATTGTCATCATTATGAgagtttgatttattttcagacCACCTGTGTCTCTTAGAGCTTCCGTCACTGCGAGACTTCAGGAACAGCGTCAACTCATCCAGCACAGTTTGTTTGCTCAGATAACGCCTGGGTGACACAGAACTATTGCCTTCATCCGGTCTGATGTGTTGCCTGGGTGACAAAGATCTATTGGCCTCATCGTGTCTAGTGTGTCGCCCCGATAACACAGAGCTTTTGCACTCATCTGGTCTGATATGCTGCCTGGCTGACACAGAGCTATTGCCATCATCTGGTCTGATATGCTGCCTGGCTGATACAGAGCTATTGCCATCATCTGGTCTGATATGCTGCCTGGCTGATACAGGGCTATTGTCCTCGTCTGGTCTGATATGCTGCCTGACTGACACAGAACTTTTGTCCTCGTCTGGTCTGATATGCTGCCTACTGTTGTCCTCATTAGGTCTATACTGTTTACTAGAATCACCAGCTTCTGATATGTAATATTTACCTCTGAACACATTTTCTGACTGGTCACTAGGGGTTATTCTTTTAGGCAAGATAGAATTAAATGGGTTGCGTGATGAGAAGTTAATCTTTGGCCCATCAGCaagattattttcaaacaaatagcCATGCCCTTTAGACACATGGCCTCTTCTGCTACCTATAATTTCATTCCATGAACACTTGTTATCTCCCCACGATCTCATATCTGTAATAAGACACTGGTAATGTTAGTCAAGGAGACATTTggttgattgttcagaacttggtTAAACTACTCTGCAATTCTCATGGACAAGACTTTGATCTGCAGTACTTGTACACATTTTGAGACAACTGGTTCAGCtgtgcatgttttatttaaaaattatcagCACGTCATAAAATAGTTTACCTTATAAATTTAACAACGATGGCGcttacaacattgttaactttaacaaagttcagAAAAATGGACCCAATGTAATGGTTTGTTGATTTAGaggtttaacaaaatgaaaagttatgacaATATCAAATTGTAAAAAGGTTTCTACCTAGCCCTACTGGATGTCTTTAGAAGTGATGTgtaacatgtaaaacattaacCTTTGTAGCAAACATGTAGCAAATTATGTTACCATGAGCAGGTCTACAATGGTTGTTGGAGTCCCTGTATCGGGCCATACTGGACTGGTAGGCGGATACTGGGCCACTAGACAAAGGTCCACTTCTTTTGCATGAAATCAACAGATCAGTCATAAACAGCAAATAAAGTGAAGAGCTCACCTTATttcattatgatttttattcgtaaaaatttatattgcaaatggtacaaaaatacatattatgacAACTATGACTTacctttgtttcattgtttgcaGAATGTCGTACAACTTCTCCCTATAAAAGTCTGAAAAGAAGAATGATGTACACGTTTTTTTCTTTGTAGCATCTTAGACTGCTATTATGTGGCAAGATAAAATGTTAGAAACTATACCTGTACATATACCGAATGACATATAAGATTACTTGTTTTTGGATACTAAAAGTATTGGAAGGAGAAAAACATgtgcataaaatacaaaacatgtaccCCAGAACAGGTAATACATAACAGGTACTACAGAACATGTACTACAGAATATGTATTACAGAACAAGTACTTCATGACAGGTACTACTGAACATGTACTACAGAACATGTACTTCAGAACAGGTACTACATAACAGGTACTACCAAATAGGTACTACCAAATAGGTACTTCATAACAGGAACTACTGAGCAGGTACTACATAATGGGTACTACAGAATATGTTCTAAAGAACAGGTACTACAGAACATGTACTACAGAACATGTACTTCAGAACAAGCAATATAGAACATGTACTACATCACATGTACTACAGAACATGTAATACGGAACAGGTTCTACATATCAGGTTCTACAGAATATGAAATACATTACAGAACATGAAATACAGAACATGTAATACATAATAGATCCTTCAGAACAGTTCATTCACCAAGTACTACAGAACAGGTAATTCTATTGTTTGCAACTCTGCTATTTACGATTATTAAGCATTGAATTATCATGACTTTAACTCCCCCCAAATCTATTACATTAATTATGTCAACTAAAGAGTAACATATACAGCCACTTTATCAACTTCAGATGTGTAAGAAAAAGACTGCTGCCACCAGCGATTTGGTGTATACTTCTACCTACCACATGGAATAACTATTGAAGAAAGGTGCACATACCTCCCAAACATTCATACAGTTTACATTGGGTTTTTTCATAAAACCAATATAAGCTGAATATTACAGTCAAGAACGGCAGGGTGACAAACAAAACTCTTAAGTATTAAATCTAACTATTCAAAGGCTCTGTTGGTGTGGTCCAAATTGAGTGTGGCTTAGTTACACAACGCCATTACCATCATGCTTTGTTTAACTGACTGACAAGCACATCTTGCTTAATTTGTTTGCAAACAGTAGTGCATAAAGGCATAAACATTAGGCATCTAAAAACATTAACCAACCTCTGCCTGGGAACATCTGTTTGCGGACAGATTTGAGTCCTGCTATGAGCTCCATGACAGTCTCTGGCAGATCCAAATCCTGTAAGGTAAAGCCATTCCTTGCCCATGCATACATTAATTACAGAAACTtaactttgttaatatttgttcaaaccTTGTAATGATCTAGTTTAGACAAAAAAAGACCATGAAATGTCTTAAAACCtttagaatattttagaaaactttTTGTTCTTTAgtatgtgaaacaaaataaaatcatagattctttttttaaactctATTAAAATCTGGAcattccttttatatcaaattaaaaacaaatactcgTAGCTGTCAAATTATTGCTAGGCCATTATGGATTCTATACATCAGTTccattaaattgattttttatgttttgaagaAAGTGATACATTAGTTTTCAAATTGACTACTGTGACACTAAAATGTATCATTGATCAAGCTTGAAAGCCAGCTGCCATGTCAGTTCTAACAAACCTTGGAGAATAAGATCTCTTCCAATTGTTTGCAATCAGCATAGTTGGTGTCAGTGCTGctccttaaaaacaaatataaaatgtcaacATACGGGTCCAGGTGGTCCTTTATGCTCATCAAAGTAAATGATTTGCTCAAGGCCTTATGGTTTGGGTGAAAAATTTAGAAgtttttcttataatataagtCAATGTAAAACTAGCCCCATCCATGGCAGTCATGTTTTTAATGAACCAACATGGCTTAAAGGAATTTGAGAAAGGTTCCCCTTAGAtacatttctttatatatacatatatttatatatgtctaGATTTTAAACTTTTACAGTGGTTtctaagtttgagggccataggtgcaggcattgtcgagctatcacacagacaagacttttgtgttcaaggtcactgagaccttgacctttcactccgatgacccctaaaataaataggggtcatctacggGTCAGGCCCAGCCCAGCCTCAATGTCAAATTTGTTGGCCATAGTCATCCAGGTATTGACGAGTTATCACTCCGATaagctttgacaatttttctcatttaaaggtcactgtgaccttgacctttgacccgatgaccactaaaatcaatagtggtcatctactggtcaggcccaaccttcatgtcaagtttgctGAAAATAGGCCCcggaattgtcgagttatcactcagacaagctttgcTCTATTACCGACCGActgaccaacatgtgcaaagcaaaaAATTCTTTGAAGGGGGGCACATTTAAGTAACATTGCCAAAAAGGTcactttaattaaaaacaaacaaaaacacaacaaatacaCTGTCTTCAGtcatttataaatcatttgtaataaGTGTAAAGGATGCCTTACGGAGTGATGTGGTTTAGATGGCCCATCTCTACAGAGGCTGGGGTTCTTGACCGGGCCCCAACACTGGCCCCCGACACATGGCCACTGCACctacacaaacacacatttttatttaaagctgcataagcaatttttgttgttatgacatgtaaaatatttctaaaacttgTTCATCACTAAGACGATTAGAAATGAAATTAGTTCTATACatccattttttaataatatctttCAAGTGTTTCTTGTTTGGATTGAAAACTGGATTTTTCCATCCAGActggaaaaacatgattgatattttttcttgcatacctaaaatttatttttgtgtagaAATTGACTAAGAAAACagatttttgtacatttcaccaaaaagcatgTGTGAGGTTGAAGTCATAAAGCctagttattttttatcactGCTGATGTCAAAtagtatctttaaaaatagtgtttgtgatgagtattttttttctattcttactTGAAAGTCTTGCATAatccatacaataaaagaaataagaagggGCGCATTGCTGGGCGTGATTCATATGGCATTGAAGATTAAATCAGATTTTTAAGCGTGACTAAATTCACCTGAAATGCCAATtgtcaaaatgtaaaataagagtGTTTCTGAACATTACCAGCTACTTTACATGCTCATCAggggaaaaaaaatgtgtaatatgGAGGTTTCTACATCACAAACACTATGTTAAAACAGATGACATCATGATTTCATGTTTAGGTTGAAAACTGTGCATGGAATAGCCCTAGCTTAACAATATAAGAGTGGAATTATTCAAAAATCACATCAAAATCTGCATTTGTCTTGTTGATGGGTCTCTCATTTGTTTTCCATATACAGTTCTATAACTGCTTAGTCCTTATATTTCTTTCCAACCATTACATACCACTATGTTCAGAACATTCCATTTAGTACAATTCATGCTTTCTTCTATGTtgcatatttatcatttttagaaGTATAagatttatgatatatatatatataatagtcaTTGAAAGTAGACTTTTGAATGAACCAGCCTGAAATCTTGGGCTAGTgcttggtattttttttttaacaagccccgCAATTTCCAACATAGAATTTGAGCATGATAGAAAAGCATTTTACAAATAAGTGCTGGACTTGCAGGCTTCTGATTATTTTGCCAACTGTATATGTACAGATACCAAACAAAAATCAAGGTCACAATAGTTTCATACTTGGCACCTCCAGGTTTTTAGTCAGTTATCTTATTGACAACGTCACTTTGAACTTGGTTGAATTTTGCCTAAGTCATCCTgttactattttttgtcatctcttgatattcaaacaaataaaataaaccaccAGAACTCAAAATGCCTATTAAGTTAGGACTTCTATGATTTTGATTGACATGATGAAGCCATTATCTATAAGTGTTTCTATgacaatgttttgtttcaggtacagatacaaataaaatggggatggcaacgagtagtaaaattggtactcgagtacttcTGATCCgagtactcgattactcggataaCTTGAATTGATTTTCAGAAAAGACAAGTTCGTGTATGCATGTATCGTTCATGTACTTTGTGCGTTGGTCGATATATTGgccattttcatctttaaataagacTTTCATTATGTACCTAAacagaaaatcaataaaaagaaaacaaatgttgtttcatgcttttatttcatccttttcatttcatttcacaCATACAAATGTACTACATATTCGaacgtctagatgatcgagacgacactcaataataaacaacattcaaaaatacaatgaacaataataatttataaaattgtttagttgtttactctacgaaataatagttaaaatgcatattatcaCACTGAAATATTGGTGTTTACCCCATTAATATGCATAATTCCTAAATTAAGATatccaccaatcaattgtgataatcattgcaaaaaacGCCCATTCAGGAACCATTCCTCGTCACcatccattgtttggtgaaaaatTTCTAATTGGTAAACGATACAATTGTGTAGGAGATGtcccgctatcaaaacttcgctaattgacacaAGTGTTATTTGTGAAATTAGGGCCTTTTGTTGGcagtttgcaactctcacaacaactgtcaataAATTCATtagggtcaattttggtcagagCGGGGATTAGAAGGACAATAAATTGTCTTATTGGAAACACGCCAGATCTGATACTTAcctctgtaaatcgtgtatttcgtgaattttataaaaacatattattgttttgagtactcgagtagtgatttggtactcgggTACTTGGATAATTGAttgagtactcgagtactcagGTACTCATTGCCATCTCTAAAATAAAATCACCTCAAGCCAACGCACATCTACTTTTACTCCACTGAAATCATTTTCAAAGTTGATCAAGGGATAGCTCCTGTAATATTTTGACCACAGTGTCTCTACCAGAGTAAAACAATCCCAGTACCTGTCCCCATTGTCACTGGAGGCCTGAAACTC
Proteins encoded in this region:
- the LOC128230293 gene encoding uncharacterized protein LOC128230293: MGRDHQTKQHHKKNTRTTAVSEEQEKKRIRENILEVFKARLSSPNKGGALIVGEKPADEKASKQPRTKHYKRTDYVASYSSQSSDGTQGVMTSKRTNHITYTSRKKQTKRKACSTKHQTEKESAVSKHMKIAHGVTCHNEDKIGAGMIAQSRLTHKVGLINTGKKGVPASRVLIPSHISRQTDAQIQRLVSEVNSEFQASSDNGDRCSGHVSGASVGARSRTPASVEMGHLNHITPSSTDTNYADCKQLEEILFSKDLDLPETVMELIAGLKSVRKQMFPGRDFYREKLYDILQTMKQRSGPLSSGPVSAYQSSMARYRDSNNHCRPAHDMRSWGDNKCSWNEIIGSRRGHVSKGHGYLFENNLADGPKINFSSRNPFNSILPKRITPSDQSENVFRGKYYISEAGDSSKQYRPNEDNSRQHIRPDEDKSSVSVRQHIRPDEDNSPVSARQHIRPDDGNSSVSARQHIRPDDGNSSVSARQHIRPDECKSSVLSGRHTRHDEANRSLSPRQHIRPDEGNSSVSPRRYLSKQTVLDELTLFLKSRSDGSSKRHRWSENKSNSHNDDNIDWFTNVDKNDNYNFFLPCDENSQSYRPTGFCVDLNPVAGDQTSISPSMSVEALLRANDRNMVQQQMFEPMDVEQRFGGGDMEEGDALGLLKKNDLLLAITEQHERTAATRDIDMSDSGSRRDSQCSHCSHHSDKQSSSGKFMPSFHDNYYSDQMATADLAWQHNYHRKIESMDILDYVDQENHGPVDCGGDRSHWSPSKGQTDPAWSRSDREPTHMVGRIHDLLPPPPVTDTPLYFPRKMY